CGATAAGAATATCAGTAACACCTGCCGTCGTGAGTTGCTTGACGCTGTGAAAAATCATCGGTTCGTTACCGACCGGGAGTAGGTGCTTACTTGTAACTTTGGTGAGCGGATGCAAACGGGTACCGAGTCCACCTGCGAGGATTACACCTTTGAGCATAGCTTAGCTATTTTCTCCTCGTCCGGGGAAGGTGAGTTCAGCAACACCGGACTTATCCAAATCGCCCAATCCGAGTTCAATCATCCGGTCGTACTGTGCCTTCGTTGCCTGCGCGAGTGGAAGCGAAATACCAGCATCGTCTGCCAAATCGAGGGCGATGCCCGAATCTTTCGAGGCATGAGCAGATGAGAAATAGCATTCATGATCGCGTGCTTCCATATCTTCGCCATCGGTTTCCAAGACGCGGGAGTTTGCGCCTGTTTGTGCGAAAACCTCCTGTAGCATCGCCAGATCCAATCCGAGTGCGGCACCCAAACCTAACCCTTCGGCAAGTCCTGCCGTATTGATGTTCATTACCATGTTGACGAGTGCTTTCACCTGTGCTGCCTGACCGGATTCACCGATGTAACGAAGGGAAATGCTCATTGAATCCAGAATTGCGCGTGATTTGTCGAATGTTTCCTTTTTACCGCCGCACATGAGGTAGAGCGTGCCTTCCCGCGCTTGTGTAATGCTGCTCGCCATGCACCCTTCAAGACTCTCTGCTCCGTGCTTTGCGGCGAGTTGTTCGATGTCCACGTGGACCTGCGGGCTGATTGTTGCACAGTTGATAAAAACTTTGCCGGAGGCACCTTGAAGTAGGCTATCCGCCGCATCGTCCGAGAAAATCTTTCGCATCGCCGCGTCATCCGTGACAACAGTGATGATATAGTCTGCGAGTGCTGTGACCTTCGCGAGTTCCTCCGCTGCCGCTGCTCCAATTTCTGTTGCGAGTTCTTGCGCG
Above is a genomic segment from Candidatus Poribacteria bacterium containing:
- a CDS encoding NAD(P)-dependent oxidoreductase, which codes for MADSQNRADYKIGVVGVGRMGANIARHLNDEGFDVTVVYDVASERAQELATEIGAAAAEELAKVTALADYIITVVTDDAAMRKIFSDDAADSLLQGASGKVFINCATISPQVHVDIEQLAAKHGAESLEGCMASSITQAREGTLYLMCGGKKETFDKSRAILDSMSISLRYIGESGQAAQVKALVNMVMNINTAGLAEGLGLGAALGLDLAMLQEVFAQTGANSRVLETDGEDMEARDHECYFSSAHASKDSGIALDLADDAGISLPLAQATKAQYDRMIELGLGDLDKSGVAELTFPGRGENS